The Stenotrophomonas sp. ZAC14D1_NAIMI4_1 DNA segment GTGGCGACGTCGGCTGCATTGCCGTTCCGGTCCACCCTGATCAGCAGCACCACCTCGCCCTGCACGCCGTTGCGGAACGCCTGCTGCGGATAGCTCGGCGGCCCCATCTCGCGCCGCGTCACGGTGTCGGTATCCTTGTCGCTGTACACGTTGAAGTTGACGCCCGTCATGCGTACTTCCATCGTGCCGTCAGCTGCAGGCTTGCCGAGCAGGCGCACGCGGATCGGTGCCGTCACGGACACCGCACGTCCGTCCTGCACGGTCGGTTCGAAGCGCCAGCTGCGGATGGTGCCGTCGACGAAACCAGCGATCGTGGGCGTCAAGCGCTCGCGCTGGTCCAGTACAAGATTGCTGACCGAGCCGTCTGTGGCCACCTCGATGGTGCCGGTCAGCACCATGCTGGCCTCGGCGGTGGCGCGCACCGCCTTCGTGGTCTGCGCAGGGGCATCAAAAGCGGTGATGGCGGCAACGCTGCCGACCGCCAGGGCAAGGGCAAGACAAAGGGATGAGCGCATCGGTACCGGATCCTTGGCAATGATGGTCCAGCCTAACCGAGTTTCGCGCCGCAGGGCCAGTGGCCGGGTCGGTCAGGCCAATCGATGATCGGCGGCATACGGTGGCGTGTCAGGGTAATCGCCACTGGCGAAGCGGGCCTGCAGGCCTTGCCACCAGGCAGGATCGAACAGGTGGCGGTAGTGCTCGCGCACCGCTGCCAGCTCCTGCGCCGGCAGCCCCATGAACGGCCCGAAGCGCTCGGGGAACACATCGCGCGGGCCGACATGGAACCACGGCTCGTCGGCAAGCGCTTCTTCCGGCGTGCGCGGCTGCGGCCAGGCGCGGAACACGCAGTCACTGACCAGGCACAGCTCGTCGTAGTCATAGAACACCGCGCGACCATGCCGCGACACACCGAAGTTCTTCGGCAGCATGTCACCGGGAAAAATGTTGTTGCGGGCCATGTCGGTGATCGCCTGCGCGTAGTCCAGCGCGGCCGCGCGCACGGCCGGCGCACCCTGCTCGCGCAGGTACAGGTTCAGCGGGCGGAAACGGCGTTGCACGTAGCACAGGGCGATCTCGATCTCATCGCCCTGCACGCGCACGCTCTGCGCGCACTGCTGCAACAGCTCGTCCAGCAGCGCCGGGGCGAAGCGCTCGCGCGGGAAGCGCAGGTGGCGATACGGCTGTGCATCGAGCAGGCGGCCAACGCGATCCAGGTTGAACACCAGCGCGTATTTCTCTTCCACCTGCTGCCGCGACATTGCCTTGGGCCAGGCGAAGCGGTCGCGGATCAGCTTGAACACCAGCGGGTAGCTGGGCAGGGTGAACACCGCCATGACCATGCCCGGGGTGCCCTCGGCGTGCACCAGGCGCTCGTGCGGGTATTCGTTGAAGTGGCGGAAGAAGGTGCGGTAGCGCTCGGTCTTGCCCTGCTTGGCACGGCCCAGCACGGTGTAGATCTCGTCGATGGGCTTGCCCGGCAGCAGGCTGCGCAGGAACACCACCGCGTCACCGACCGTGGCCAGGCCGGCCTGGAAATAGCTGCGCGAGACACCGAACAGATGGGCGACGTCACGGCGGCGGGTCAGCACCGCGTCGGCACGCAGGCCCTGTTCGTCGTTGACCAGGGCGATGATGCAGGGCGAGAAGCGGTGTTCGCCGAACACGCGGCCGACCAGGTAGGCACGGCGTTCGCGGTAGAACACGGTGTCGAGCAGCTCGATGCTGCGCACCGGGGTGTCGCCCCAGTGCGCGAGGTCATCCTGCAGGCGGATGGCGATGGCCGCCGCGCAGCGCAGCTGGTGTGCATACGGCACGTCGAAGCGGTAATCGGCCAGCACCCGCTGCAGCGCCTCCACCGGGCGCGTGGGCGACACCGCATAGGTGTGGCGCGCCACCGGGTGGGTGATCGCATCGGAGGGTTCGATGTCGAACGCGATGAACTCCAGCGCCGGGTCGACGCCCCGGGTCGCGAACAGGCGCCGCGCCAGGGTGTTGTAGAAGGTCTTGTACAGCTCGGCGTCGATCAGCCCCTGCAGCAGCGCGCTGTAGTGCGCGTGCACCTGCAGCCACAGCGCACGCACGCCGATGGCATCGCCGGCCATGCGCCGCAGCGCGTCCATGCGCTCGGCGATGCACAGGTCATACAGGGCGATGCGCTCGACCGCATCCTGCCGCGCGGCGGTCCAGTCGCGCTGCTCGAAGCGCAGCCGCGCCCGCGCCGTGATCGCGGCAAAGCGGGCGTGGTAGTCCTCGAAGCCATCGCGGATGGCCACGGCGATGCGCGGTGCCAGGTCGGCGGCGAGGTCAGGCTGGGACATGCACGGCTCGGCAGGGAGACGGGCATTCACCATACGCCGGCGTGGGGTGGATTGTGTAGAGCCGAGCCCATGCTCGGCTGGCTTTGCTCGAAAGCAGCCGAGCATGGGCTCGGCTCTACACAGGCAGGGGACTCAGATCGCCAGCTCGGATTCCACGTCCTGCACCTTGCGCCGGGCCAGGGCAAGGTTGCTCTTCGCGCGGTCCAGCACGATGTAGAAGAACAGGCCCCGCTTCTTCGCCACCGGGCGCATGATGTGGTACGCCTTGCCCAGCGAGATGAGGATGTCCTCGATGCTGTCATTGAGGTTGAGCGAGGCGGCGGTCTTCATCTTCGCGCGGATCACTTCGGTGTTGCCTGCGGCGGCCACTTCCATGTCCATGCCCGCGCCGGCTTCGCCCAGCAGCATGCCGCTCTCGTAGTCGACCAGCGCCACGGCCTGCGCGCCGTCGATACCCATCAGTGCATTCAGCGATTCGGTCAGTCCAGCCACGTCGTATCCCCTTGTCAGTGTTGGTTCGAGCCCCTCGTTCCCCTGCGGCCGGGCTCACGATCCGCTGAGTTCGGCCAGGATCGCCTGGCCACATTCCCTGCTCTGCCACAGCACCTGGCCGATCACGCTGCGCTGGTCACAGGCCGCCATCAGCAGCAGCGGCGCGCGGCCTTCGGCCTGGATCGCCAGCATCAGCACCTTGCCGCCCAGTGCTTCCAGCATCAGCGTCTGCAGATCGCCCAGCGCCAGCTCGCGACCCACCGCCGCCGCCAGGGCCAGCATCGCGCTGGTCATCGCGGCCAGCCGCTCGCCGCGCCCTTCGGCACCGGCACTGACCAGGGCGAAGCCATCGACACTGGCCAGCACCACCGTGCGCACCCCTTCCACGCGCCGCTGCAGGTCCTGCAGCAGCGGCTGCAGGCGCTCGCGCTGGCCGGCATCGGGCAGCGTCGCCACCTGTCCATCAGCCATGCAGGGCCACCAGTGCGTGTGCTTCCATTTCACTCATCAGTACATCCATCAGCAGCAGCCCCTGAGCGCGGTCCCGCGCATCCACGGGCAGCAGGGGCAGCGGCTGGTCATCCAGGCACGCCCGGCTGGCCCAGTCGTCCAGCTGCGCATCGGGCACCTGGTCCAGGTGGGTCACCGCCACCACCAGCG contains these protein-coding regions:
- a CDS encoding energy transducer TonB; the encoded protein is MRATAEASMVLTGTIEVATDGSVSNLVLDQRERLTPTIAGFVDGTIRSWRFEPTVQDGRAVSVTAPIRVRLLGKPAADGTMEVRMTGVNFNVYSDKDTDTVTRREMGPPSYPQQAFRNGVQGEVVLLIRVDRNGNAADVATEQVNLGVVGPERSMRQMRDLFANASIAAARKWTFAPPTTGKDKDAAEWTVRTVVSYTMSDGPGVQPTPYGVWKPFIPGPRQSAPWRQQDVAQEGSDLLPAGGVYMVDGANRGLRLLTALAKD
- the aceK gene encoding bifunctional isocitrate dehydrogenase kinase/phosphatase, giving the protein MSQPDLAADLAPRIAVAIRDGFEDYHARFAAITARARLRFEQRDWTAARQDAVERIALYDLCIAERMDALRRMAGDAIGVRALWLQVHAHYSALLQGLIDAELYKTFYNTLARRLFATRGVDPALEFIAFDIEPSDAITHPVARHTYAVSPTRPVEALQRVLADYRFDVPYAHQLRCAAAIAIRLQDDLAHWGDTPVRSIELLDTVFYRERRAYLVGRVFGEHRFSPCIIALVNDEQGLRADAVLTRRRDVAHLFGVSRSYFQAGLATVGDAVVFLRSLLPGKPIDEIYTVLGRAKQGKTERYRTFFRHFNEYPHERLVHAEGTPGMVMAVFTLPSYPLVFKLIRDRFAWPKAMSRQQVEEKYALVFNLDRVGRLLDAQPYRHLRFPRERFAPALLDELLQQCAQSVRVQGDEIEIALCYVQRRFRPLNLYLREQGAPAVRAAALDYAQAITDMARNNIFPGDMLPKNFGVSRHGRAVFYDYDELCLVSDCVFRAWPQPRTPEEALADEPWFHVGPRDVFPERFGPFMGLPAQELAAVREHYRHLFDPAWWQGLQARFASGDYPDTPPYAADHRLA
- a CDS encoding roadblock/LC7 domain-containing protein; the protein is MADGQVATLPDAGQRERLQPLLQDLQRRVEGVRTVVLASVDGFALVSAGAEGRGERLAAMTSAMLALAAAVGRELALGDLQTLMLEALGGKVLMLAIQAEGRAPLLLMAACDQRSVIGQVLWQSRECGQAILAELSGS